A single window of Colletes latitarsis isolate SP2378_abdomen chromosome 6, iyColLati1, whole genome shotgun sequence DNA harbors:
- the LOC143342990 gene encoding uncharacterized protein LOC143342990 isoform X2 produces MTQASQQTKFRWTENLTCRFIQLRKENGKLFTGRKYSAQAGWDDLLKELRNPVHGDRNKADDVSWPFYSAIDELLGHDRGGTPNHDEYIDPHEFLCVSVTPEEPTSSVDALPVGSDPEIERRDVDFHPDQRLRTFSDDSIQIERLPSRGTTSDVVRKTKDSSVFKQTSRSYARRKREPRSVLMPRLPRATELTIRKVTSEADYSKDLSRVWGNDVVDSTRDKGQAAGARNEDEERPRKSRRTRAPYREDHESRTDRRIEQIFEYIKRRDEENRSIMIRVMHAVETMANKL; encoded by the exons ATGACGCAGGCTTCACAGCAGACGAAATTTCGAT GGACCGAGAATCTCACCTGCCGGTTCATTCAGCTCAGAAAGGAAAATGGAAAGCTCTTTACTGGCCGCAAATATTCCGCCCAGGCAGGATGGGA CGATCTGTTGAAGGAACTGAGGAACCCGGTACACGGAGACAGAAACAAGGCGGACGACGTCTCTTGGCCCTTTTACAGCGCGATCGACGAGCTCCTGGGACACGACCGCGGCGGAACGCCGAATCACGACGAGTACATCGATCCCCACGAATTCCTCTGCGTATCCGTGACGCCGGAAGAGCCCACCTCCTCGGTGGACGCGCTTCCTGTCGGATCTGACCCGGAAATCGAGCGACGAGATGTCGATTTCCACCCCGACCAACGGCTACGGACGTTCAGCGACGACTCGATTCAAATCGAACGACTACCGTCGCGCGGAACCACCAG CGACGTCGTCAGAAAAACCAAAGACTCGTCGGTTTTCAAGCAAACGAGCAGAAGTTACGCGAGAAGGAAACGCGAGCCGAGAAGTGTGCTGATGCCGCGGTTGCCGCGCGCCACGGAGCTCACGATCAGGAAAGTGACGTCGGAGGCGGACTACTCTAAGGACTTGTCGAGGGTATGGGGAAACGACGTCGTCGATTCCACCAGAGACAAAGGACAAGCGGCCGGGGCGCGTAACGAGGATGAGGAAAGACCGAGAAAGTCGAGGAGAACGCGAGCCCCGTATCGCGAGGATCACGAGTCACGGACCGATCGTCGTATCGAGCAGATCTTCGAGTATATCAAACGACGGGACGAGGAGAATAGATCCATCATGATCCGAGTGATGCACGCCGTGGAGACCATGGCCAATAAGCTGTGA
- the LOC143342990 gene encoding uncharacterized protein LOC143342990 isoform X1 produces the protein MTQASQQTKFRWTENLTCRFIQLRKENGKLFTGRKYSAQAGWEYILQQMREEFPTIMANVHYRVLKKKWSNLLQQYKELRNPVHGDRNKADDVSWPFYSAIDELLGHDRGGTPNHDEYIDPHEFLCVSVTPEEPTSSVDALPVGSDPEIERRDVDFHPDQRLRTFSDDSIQIERLPSRGTTSDVVRKTKDSSVFKQTSRSYARRKREPRSVLMPRLPRATELTIRKVTSEADYSKDLSRVWGNDVVDSTRDKGQAAGARNEDEERPRKSRRTRAPYREDHESRTDRRIEQIFEYIKRRDEENRSIMIRVMHAVETMANKL, from the exons ATGACGCAGGCTTCACAGCAGACGAAATTTCGAT GGACCGAGAATCTCACCTGCCGGTTCATTCAGCTCAGAAAGGAAAATGGAAAGCTCTTTACTGGCCGCAAATATTCCGCCCAGGCAGGATGGGA ATACATACTGCAACAGATGCGGGAGGAGTTTCCCACCATTATGGCTAACGTACACTACAGGGTGCTGAAGAAGAAATGGTCCAACCTGTTGCAGCAGTACAAA GAACTGAGGAACCCGGTACACGGAGACAGAAACAAGGCGGACGACGTCTCTTGGCCCTTTTACAGCGCGATCGACGAGCTCCTGGGACACGACCGCGGCGGAACGCCGAATCACGACGAGTACATCGATCCCCACGAATTCCTCTGCGTATCCGTGACGCCGGAAGAGCCCACCTCCTCGGTGGACGCGCTTCCTGTCGGATCTGACCCGGAAATCGAGCGACGAGATGTCGATTTCCACCCCGACCAACGGCTACGGACGTTCAGCGACGACTCGATTCAAATCGAACGACTACCGTCGCGCGGAACCACCAG CGACGTCGTCAGAAAAACCAAAGACTCGTCGGTTTTCAAGCAAACGAGCAGAAGTTACGCGAGAAGGAAACGCGAGCCGAGAAGTGTGCTGATGCCGCGGTTGCCGCGCGCCACGGAGCTCACGATCAGGAAAGTGACGTCGGAGGCGGACTACTCTAAGGACTTGTCGAGGGTATGGGGAAACGACGTCGTCGATTCCACCAGAGACAAAGGACAAGCGGCCGGGGCGCGTAACGAGGATGAGGAAAGACCGAGAAAGTCGAGGAGAACGCGAGCCCCGTATCGCGAGGATCACGAGTCACGGACCGATCGTCGTATCGAGCAGATCTTCGAGTATATCAAACGACGGGACGAGGAGAATAGATCCATCATGATCCGAGTGATGCACGCCGTGGAGACCATGGCCAATAAGCTGTGA